The Schistocerca cancellata isolate TAMUIC-IGC-003103 chromosome 4, iqSchCanc2.1, whole genome shotgun sequence genome contains a region encoding:
- the LOC126183918 gene encoding uncharacterized protein LOC126183918: MSRKSQEEMLMEWLEIPLSSDDDLECFSDDSIQDETYVAPESVDCDSDSSDEESQVPVIRTEDVSGTRQSDVIMKESTSQLSDNALKLPCSSKNVTKNSRSVVWKDKQLIIPELQSKFHGNTSLPEEVINLNTPYQFFKHIFPSKLFDLIVEESHRYSVQCNPDRPIDLSCDDIKKFIGICLVMSIVHVPNTRDYWGEVTGTHLIKTTMTVNQYEQIRKFLHFNDNSAMIPRGEKGHDRLFKIRTIIELMRSRFQTIPVEECVSVDEQICSTKARSYLKQYMPNKPHKYGYKLFVISGISGYAYDFEIFTGDENEPEKRVTGEEDLGASANVVVRLSRILPRNMNHKLYCDNYYTSLPLLVWLHKQGIYSLGTVRRNRVPDCKLPSEAELKKTARGASVERVATVDGVDISNVVWKDNKSVMLLSTLAGQQPIHEAGSPLEC, encoded by the exons ATGTCTCGAAAGAGTCAAGAAGAAATGCTTATGGAATGGTTAGAGATTCCACTAAGCAGTGATGACGATCTTGAGTGTTTCTCTGACGATTCCATTCAAGATGagacatatgttgctccagaatctGTTGATTGTGATAGTGACAGTAGTGACGAAGAAAGTCAAGTACCAGTAATTAGGACTGAAGATGTTTCTGGAACAAGACAATCTGATGTTATAATGAAGGAATCGACGTCACAGTTGTCTGATAATGCTCTGAAACTGccatgcagcagcaaaaatgttaccaaaaacagcaggagtgtggtttggaaagataaacagttgattattcccgaactgcagtcaaaatttcatggcaatacttcgttaccagaagaagtaataaacttaaatacTCCATACCAATTCTTCAAACATATATTTCCATCTAAATTGTTTGATCTAATTGTCGAAGAGTCTCATAGATACAGTGTGCAGTGTAATCCTGATAGACCAATAGATTTATCctgtgatgacataaaaaaatttataggcatctgtctcgtaatgtcaatagttcatgtacctaatacgagggattactggggagaagttactggtactcatctgatcaagacaacaatgacagtgaatcagtatgagcaaatacgtaagtttcttcacttcaatgacaacaGTGCAATGATACCCAGGGGTGAAAAAGGTCATGATAGACTCTTCAAGATAAGAACCATAATAGAATTGATGAGATCTCGGTTTCAAACAATACCTGTTGAGGAGTGTGTTTCTGTTGATGAACAGATATGTTCAACAAAGGCTAGAAGTTATTTGAAACAATACATGCCAAACAAGCCTCATAAATATGGatacaaattatttgttattagtgGCATATCTGGTTATGCCTACGATTTTGAGATTTTCACTGGAGATGAAAATGAACCAGAAAAAAGAGTGACTGGGGAGGAAGACTTGGGAGCAAGTGCAAATGTTGTAGTTCGACTCAGTAGGATACTACCAAGAAATATGAACCACAAACTGTACTGTGACAATTATTACACAAGTCTGCCACTGCTTGTATGGTTACATAAACAAGGAATTTACTCACTTGGGACAGTCAGAAGAAACAGAGTGCCAGACTGCAAGCTCCCTTCAGAAGCTGAGCTGAAGAAAACGGCACGAGGTGCATCAGTAGAGCGCGTCGCAACAGTGGATGGTGTCGACATATCAAATGTAGTGTGGAAAGATAACAAGAGTGTGATGTTGCTTTCTACACTTGCTGGACAGCAGCCTATTCATGAAGCAGGGAG TCCATTAGAATGTTAA